Proteins found in one Odocoileus virginianus isolate 20LAN1187 ecotype Illinois unplaced genomic scaffold, Ovbor_1.2 Unplaced_Contig_23, whole genome shotgun sequence genomic segment:
- the OPLAH gene encoding 5-oxoprolinase isoform X3, which translates to MGGPEGRFHFAIDRGGTFTDVFAQCPGGHVRVLKLLSEDPANYADAPTEGIRRVLEQEGGVLLPRDRPLDTSRIASIRMGTTVATNALLERRGERVALLVTRGFRDLLHVGTQARSDLFDLAVPMPETLYEEVLEVDERVVLYRGEPGAGTPVKGCTGDLLEVQQPVDLGGLRGKLEGLLSRGIRSLAVVLMHSYTWAQHEQQVGALARELGFAHVSLSSEAMPMVRIVPRGHTACADAYLTPTIQRYVQGFRRGFQGQLKEVQVLFMRSDGGLAPMDSFSGSRAVLSGPAGGVVGYSATTFRVEGGQPVIGFDMGGTSTDVSRYAGEFEHVFEASTAGVTLQAPQLDINTVAAGGGSRLFFRSGLFVVGPESAGAHPGPACYRKGGPVTVTDANLVLGRLLPASFPCIFGPGEDQPLSPEASRKALEAVATEVNSFLTNGPCPASPLSLEEVAMGFVRVANEAMCRPIRALTQARGHDPSAHVLACFGGAGGQHACAIARALGMDTVHIHRHSGLLSALGLALADVVHEAQEPCSLPYAPETFAQLDQRLGRLEEQCVEALRAQGFPRSQISTESFLHLRYQGTDCALMVSAHQHPATARSPRAGDFGAAFVERYMREFGFIIPERPVVVDDVRVRGTGSSGLRLEDVPKAHSGPPRVDKMTQCYFEGGYQETPVYLLGELGCGHKLQGPCLIIDSNSTILVEPGCQAEVTETGDIRISVGAETASMVGAQLDPIHLSIFSHRFMSIAEQMGRILQRTAISTNIKERLDFSCALFGPDGGLVSNAPHIPVHLGAMQETVQFQIQQLGADLHPGDVLLSNHPSAGGSHLPDLTVITPVFWPGQTRPVFYVASRGHHADIGGITPGSMPPHSTSLQQEGAVFLSFKLVQGGVFQEEAVTEALRAPGKIPGCSGTRNLHDNLSDLRAQVAANQKGIQLVGELIGQYGLDVVQAYMGHIQANAELAVRDMLRAFGTARQARGLPLEVSAEDHMDDGSPIRLRVQINLSQGSAVFDFSGSGPEVFGNLNAPRAITLSALIYCLRCLVGRDIPLNQGCLAPVHVVIPKGSILDPSPDAAVVGGNVLTSQRVVDVILGAFGACAASQGCMNNVTLGNAHMGYYETVAGGAGAGPGWHGRSGVHSHMTNTRITDPEILESRYPVILRRFELRLGSGGRGRFRGGDGIIRELLFREEALLSVLTERRAFQPYGLMGGEPGARGLNLLIRKDGRTVNLGGKTSVPVYPGDVFCLHTPGGGGYGDPEDPTPLPGSPLQPLVFPERGSVYEYRRAQEAV; encoded by the exons ATGGGTGGCCCGGAGGGGCGCTTCCATTTTGCCATCGACCGAGGAGGCACCTTCACAGATGTCTTTGCCCAGTGCCCAGGGGGGCATGTGAGGGTCCTAAAGCTGCTTTCGGAAGACCCTGCCAACTATGCGGACGCCCCCACTGAGGGCATCCGGCGCGTCCTGGagcag GAGGGGGGCGTGCTGCTGCCACGGGACCGGCCGCTGGACACCAGTCGCATCGCCAGCATCCGCATGGGCACCACGGTGGCGACCAATGCGCTGCTGGAACGGCGGGGAGAGCGGGTAGCACTGCTGGTGACTCGCGGCTTCCGAGACCTGCTGCACGTGGGCACCCAGGCCCGCTCGGACCTCTTTGACCTG GCCGTGCCCATGCCCGAGACGCTGTATGAGGAGGTGCTGGAAGTGGACGAGCGGGTGGTGCTCTATCGAGGGGAGCCGGGTGCTGGGACACCCGTGAAAG GCTGCACAGGGGACCTGCTAGAAGTGCAGCAGCCTGTGGACCTGGGGGGCCTGCGAGGGAAGTTGGAAGGGCTCCTGTCCCGGGGCATCCGCAGCCTGGCCGTGGTGCTCATGCACTCGTACAC GTGGGCCCAGCACGAGCAGCAGGTGGGCGCGCTGGCGCGGGAGCTGGGCTTCGCGCACGTGTCACTGTCCTCGGAGGCCATGCCCATGGTGCGCATAGTGCCTCGGGGGCACACGGCCTGCGCCGACGCCTACCTCACGCCCACCATCCAGCGCTACGTACAGGGCTTCCGCCGTGGCTTCCAGGGTCAACTCAAG GAAGTGCAGGTGCTGTTCATGCGCTCGGACGGTGGCCTGGCGCCCATGGACTCCTTCAGCGGCTCCCGCGCTGTCCTCTCCGGCCCTGCTGGGGGCGTGGTTGGTTACTCAGCCACCACCTTCCGGGTGGAGGGTGGCCAGCCTGTCATCGGCTTTGATATGGGAG gcacgTCTACCGACGTGAGCCGCTACGCTGGCGAGTTTGAGCACGTTTTCGAGGCCAGCACGGCTGGTGTCACCCTCCAGGCCCCCCAGCTGGATATCAACACGGTGGCAGCGGGTGGGGGCTCCCGCCTCTTCTTCAG GTCGGGCCTCTTCGTGGTGGGGCCAGAGTCTGCGGGAGCCCATCCCGGCCCCGCCTGCTACCGAAAAG GGGGCCCCGTGACAGTGACTGATGCTAATCTGGTCCTGGGTCGCTTgctgcctgcctccttcccctgcaTTTTTGGGCCGGGAGAGGACCAACCACTGTCCCCGGAGGCGTCCCGAAAGGCCCTGGAGGCTGTGGCCACGGAGGTCAACAGCTTCCTGACCAACGGGCCTTGCCCTGCCTCCCCGCTgagcctggaggaggtggccatgGGGTTTGTGCGTGTGGCCAACGAGGCCATGTGTCGGCCCATCCGTGCTCTCACGCAG GCACGAGGCCATGACCCCTCGGCCCATGTGCTGGCCTGCTTTGGGGGAGCTGGAGGGCAGCATGCTTGTGCCATCGCCCGGGCCCTGGGCATGGACACTGTGCACATTCACAG GCACAGTGGACTGCTGTCTGCGCTGGGCCTGGCCCTGGCTGATGTGGTACATGAGGCGCAGgagccctgctccctgccctaCGCTCCCGAGACCTTTGCTCAGCTGGACCAGAGACTGGGCCGCCTGGAAGAGCAGTGTGTGGAGGCCCTTCGGGCccagggcttccccag GTCCCAGATCAGCACCGAGAGCTTCTTGCACCTGCGCTACCAGGGCACAGACTGCGCCCTGATGGTGTCTGCCCACCAGCACCCGGCCACTGCCCGCTCGCCCCGAGCGGGTGACTTTGGGGCGGCCTTTGTGGAGAG GTACATGAGGGAGTTTGGCTTCATTATTCCCGAGCGGCCAGTGGTGGTGGACGACGTGCGGGTCAGGGGCACCGGCAGCAGCGGCCTTCGCCTCGAGGATGTCCCAAAAGCCCATAGTGGGCCTCCCCGGGTAGATAAG ATGACCCAGTGCTACTTTGAGGGGGGCTACCAGGAGACCCCCGTGTACCTGTTGGGAGAGCTGGGCTGTGGGCACAAGCTTCAGGGGCCCTGCCTCATCATTGACAGCAACAG tACCATCCTGGTGGAGCCAGGCTGCCAGGCAGAGGTGACTGAGACTGGGGACATCCGCATCTCCGTGGGGGCCGAGACGGCCAGCATGGTGGGTGCGCAGCTTGACCCCATTCACCTGTCCATCTTCTCCCACCGCTTCATGAGCATTGCTG AGCAGATGGGCCGCATCCTGCAGCGCACGGCCATCTCTACCAACATCAAGGAGCGTCTGGACTTCTCCTGCGCCCTCTTTGGGCCTGACGGGGGGCTGGTCTCCAATGCCCCTCACATCCCCGTGCACCTGGGTGCCATGCAGGAGACGGTGCAGTTCCAG ATCCAGCAGTTGGGGGCTGACCTCCACCCCGGTGATGTGCTGCTGAGCAACCACCCCAGCGCGGGGGGCAGCCACCTGCCAGACCTGACTGTCATCACACCG GTGTTTTGGCCGGGTCAGACGCGGCCTGTGTTCTATGTGGCCAGCCGCGGGCACCATGCAGACATTGGGGGCATCACACCAGGCTCCATGCCCCCCCACTCCACCAGCCTGCAGCAGGAGGGCGCGGTCTTCCTGTCCTTCAAACTTGTGCAGGGGGGAGTCTTCCAGGAAGAGG CGGTGACTGAAGCCCTGCGGGCGCCAGGCAAGATTCCGGGCTGCAGCGGGACACGGAACCTGCACGACAACCTGTCGGATCTGCGTGCCCAGGTGGCGGCCAACCAGAAGGGCATCCAGCTGGTGGGCGAGCTCATCGGGCAGTATGGCCTGGATGTGGTGCAGGCCTACATGGGCCACATTCAG GCAAACGCGGAGCTCGCTGTGAGGGACATGCTTCGGGCCTTTGGAACTGCCCGGCAGGCCCGGGGCCTGCCCCTGGAGGTGTCTGCAGAGGACCACATGGACGACGGCTCCCCCATCCGACTCCGAGTGCAGATCAACCTGAGTCAG GGTAGCGCAGTGTTTGATTTCAGCGGCTCAGGGCCGGAGGTGTTCGGCAACCTTAACGCGCCGCGGGCCATCACGCTGTCTGCGCTCATCTACTGTCTTCGCTGTTTGGTCGGCCGCGACATTCCACTCAACCAG GGCTGCCTGGCGCCTGTGCACGTGGTGATTCCTAAAGGCTCCATCCTAGACCCTTCCCCCGACGCGGCCGTGGTGGGCGGCAACGTGCTCACGTCGCAGCGCGTGGTGGACGTCATCCTGGGCGCCTTCGGGGCCTGCGCCGCCTCCCAG GGCTGCATGAAcaatgtgaccttgggcaacgcCCACATGGGCTACTACGAGACGGTGGCGGGCGGCGCGGGCGCGGGCCCGGGTTGGCACGGGCGCAGCGGAGTGCACAGCCACATGACCAACACGCGCATCACCGACCCCGAGATCCTGGAGAGCAG GTACCCAGTTATCCTGCGCCGCTTCGAGCTAAGACTGGGGTCCGGGGGTCGTGGCCGCTTCCGGGGCGGCGATGGCATTATCCGTGAGCTGCTTTTCCGCGAGGAGGCGCTGCTGTCCGTGCTGACCGAGCGCCGCGCCTTCCAGCCTTATGGCCTGATGG GGGGTGAGCCCGGTGCCCGGGGCCTAAACCTACTCATCCGGAAGGACGGCCGGACAGTGAACCTGGGTGGGAAGACCTCGGTGCCCGTGTACCCCGGG GACGTGTTCTGTCTCCACACACCAGGAGGTGGGGGTTACGGGGACCCAGAGGACCCCACCCCACTGCCAGGTTCACCGTTGCAGCCCCTAGTCTTCCCTGAGCGGGGCAGCGTGTATGAATACCGCAGGGCCCAGGAGGCTGTGTGA
- the OPLAH gene encoding 5-oxoprolinase isoform X4, translated as MPETLYEEVLEVDERVVLYRGEPGAGTPVKGCTGDLLEVQQPVDLGGLRGKLEGLLSRGIRSLAVVLMHSYTWAQHEQQVGALARELGFAHVSLSSEAMPMVRIVPRGHTACADAYLTPTIQRYVQGFRRGFQGQLKEVQVLFMRSDGGLAPMDSFSGSRAVLSGPAGGVVGYSATTFRVEGGQPVIGFDMGGTSTDVSRYAGEFEHVFEASTAGVTLQAPQLDINTVAAGGGSRLFFRSGLFVVGPESAGAHPGPACYRKGGPVTVTDANLVLGRLLPASFPCIFGPGEDQPLSPEASRKALEAVATEVNSFLTNGPCPASPLSLEEVAMGFVRVANEAMCRPIRALTQARGHDPSAHVLACFGGAGGQHACAIARALGMDTVHIHRHSGLLSALGLALADVVHEAQEPCSLPYAPETFAQLDQRLGRLEEQCVEALRAQGFPRSQISTESFLHLRYQGTDCALMVSAHQHPATARSPRAGDFGAAFVERYMREFGFIIPERPVVVDDVRVRGTGSSGLRLEDVPKAHSGPPRVDKMTQCYFEGGYQETPVYLLGELGCGHKLQGPCLIIDSNSTILVEPGCQAEVTETGDIRISVGAETASMVGAQLDPIHLSIFSHRFMSIAEQMGRILQRTAISTNIKERLDFSCALFGPDGGLVSNAPHIPVHLGAMQETVQFQIQQLGADLHPGDVLLSNHPSAGGSHLPDLTVITPVFWPGQTRPVFYVASRGHHADIGGITPGSMPPHSTSLQQEGAVFLSFKLVQGGVFQEEAVTEALRAPGKIPGCSGTRNLHDNLSDLRAQVAANQKGIQLVGELIGQYGLDVVQAYMGHIQANAELAVRDMLRAFGTARQARGLPLEVSAEDHMDDGSPIRLRVQINLSQGSAVFDFSGSGPEVFGNLNAPRAITLSALIYCLRCLVGRDIPLNQGCLAPVHVVIPKGSILDPSPDAAVVGGNVLTSQRVVDVILGAFGACAASQGCMNNVTLGNAHMGYYETVAGGAGAGPGWHGRSGVHSHMTNTRITDPEILESRYPVILRRFELRLGSGGRGRFRGGDGIIRELLFREEALLSVLTERRAFQPYGLMGGEPGARGLNLLIRKDGRTVNLGGKTSVPVYPGDVFCLHTPGGGGYGDPEDPTPLPGSPLQPLVFPERGSVYEYRRAQEAV; from the exons ATGCCCGAGACGCTGTATGAGGAGGTGCTGGAAGTGGACGAGCGGGTGGTGCTCTATCGAGGGGAGCCGGGTGCTGGGACACCCGTGAAAG GCTGCACAGGGGACCTGCTAGAAGTGCAGCAGCCTGTGGACCTGGGGGGCCTGCGAGGGAAGTTGGAAGGGCTCCTGTCCCGGGGCATCCGCAGCCTGGCCGTGGTGCTCATGCACTCGTACAC GTGGGCCCAGCACGAGCAGCAGGTGGGCGCGCTGGCGCGGGAGCTGGGCTTCGCGCACGTGTCACTGTCCTCGGAGGCCATGCCCATGGTGCGCATAGTGCCTCGGGGGCACACGGCCTGCGCCGACGCCTACCTCACGCCCACCATCCAGCGCTACGTACAGGGCTTCCGCCGTGGCTTCCAGGGTCAACTCAAG GAAGTGCAGGTGCTGTTCATGCGCTCGGACGGTGGCCTGGCGCCCATGGACTCCTTCAGCGGCTCCCGCGCTGTCCTCTCCGGCCCTGCTGGGGGCGTGGTTGGTTACTCAGCCACCACCTTCCGGGTGGAGGGTGGCCAGCCTGTCATCGGCTTTGATATGGGAG gcacgTCTACCGACGTGAGCCGCTACGCTGGCGAGTTTGAGCACGTTTTCGAGGCCAGCACGGCTGGTGTCACCCTCCAGGCCCCCCAGCTGGATATCAACACGGTGGCAGCGGGTGGGGGCTCCCGCCTCTTCTTCAG GTCGGGCCTCTTCGTGGTGGGGCCAGAGTCTGCGGGAGCCCATCCCGGCCCCGCCTGCTACCGAAAAG GGGGCCCCGTGACAGTGACTGATGCTAATCTGGTCCTGGGTCGCTTgctgcctgcctccttcccctgcaTTTTTGGGCCGGGAGAGGACCAACCACTGTCCCCGGAGGCGTCCCGAAAGGCCCTGGAGGCTGTGGCCACGGAGGTCAACAGCTTCCTGACCAACGGGCCTTGCCCTGCCTCCCCGCTgagcctggaggaggtggccatgGGGTTTGTGCGTGTGGCCAACGAGGCCATGTGTCGGCCCATCCGTGCTCTCACGCAG GCACGAGGCCATGACCCCTCGGCCCATGTGCTGGCCTGCTTTGGGGGAGCTGGAGGGCAGCATGCTTGTGCCATCGCCCGGGCCCTGGGCATGGACACTGTGCACATTCACAG GCACAGTGGACTGCTGTCTGCGCTGGGCCTGGCCCTGGCTGATGTGGTACATGAGGCGCAGgagccctgctccctgccctaCGCTCCCGAGACCTTTGCTCAGCTGGACCAGAGACTGGGCCGCCTGGAAGAGCAGTGTGTGGAGGCCCTTCGGGCccagggcttccccag GTCCCAGATCAGCACCGAGAGCTTCTTGCACCTGCGCTACCAGGGCACAGACTGCGCCCTGATGGTGTCTGCCCACCAGCACCCGGCCACTGCCCGCTCGCCCCGAGCGGGTGACTTTGGGGCGGCCTTTGTGGAGAG GTACATGAGGGAGTTTGGCTTCATTATTCCCGAGCGGCCAGTGGTGGTGGACGACGTGCGGGTCAGGGGCACCGGCAGCAGCGGCCTTCGCCTCGAGGATGTCCCAAAAGCCCATAGTGGGCCTCCCCGGGTAGATAAG ATGACCCAGTGCTACTTTGAGGGGGGCTACCAGGAGACCCCCGTGTACCTGTTGGGAGAGCTGGGCTGTGGGCACAAGCTTCAGGGGCCCTGCCTCATCATTGACAGCAACAG tACCATCCTGGTGGAGCCAGGCTGCCAGGCAGAGGTGACTGAGACTGGGGACATCCGCATCTCCGTGGGGGCCGAGACGGCCAGCATGGTGGGTGCGCAGCTTGACCCCATTCACCTGTCCATCTTCTCCCACCGCTTCATGAGCATTGCTG AGCAGATGGGCCGCATCCTGCAGCGCACGGCCATCTCTACCAACATCAAGGAGCGTCTGGACTTCTCCTGCGCCCTCTTTGGGCCTGACGGGGGGCTGGTCTCCAATGCCCCTCACATCCCCGTGCACCTGGGTGCCATGCAGGAGACGGTGCAGTTCCAG ATCCAGCAGTTGGGGGCTGACCTCCACCCCGGTGATGTGCTGCTGAGCAACCACCCCAGCGCGGGGGGCAGCCACCTGCCAGACCTGACTGTCATCACACCG GTGTTTTGGCCGGGTCAGACGCGGCCTGTGTTCTATGTGGCCAGCCGCGGGCACCATGCAGACATTGGGGGCATCACACCAGGCTCCATGCCCCCCCACTCCACCAGCCTGCAGCAGGAGGGCGCGGTCTTCCTGTCCTTCAAACTTGTGCAGGGGGGAGTCTTCCAGGAAGAGG CGGTGACTGAAGCCCTGCGGGCGCCAGGCAAGATTCCGGGCTGCAGCGGGACACGGAACCTGCACGACAACCTGTCGGATCTGCGTGCCCAGGTGGCGGCCAACCAGAAGGGCATCCAGCTGGTGGGCGAGCTCATCGGGCAGTATGGCCTGGATGTGGTGCAGGCCTACATGGGCCACATTCAG GCAAACGCGGAGCTCGCTGTGAGGGACATGCTTCGGGCCTTTGGAACTGCCCGGCAGGCCCGGGGCCTGCCCCTGGAGGTGTCTGCAGAGGACCACATGGACGACGGCTCCCCCATCCGACTCCGAGTGCAGATCAACCTGAGTCAG GGTAGCGCAGTGTTTGATTTCAGCGGCTCAGGGCCGGAGGTGTTCGGCAACCTTAACGCGCCGCGGGCCATCACGCTGTCTGCGCTCATCTACTGTCTTCGCTGTTTGGTCGGCCGCGACATTCCACTCAACCAG GGCTGCCTGGCGCCTGTGCACGTGGTGATTCCTAAAGGCTCCATCCTAGACCCTTCCCCCGACGCGGCCGTGGTGGGCGGCAACGTGCTCACGTCGCAGCGCGTGGTGGACGTCATCCTGGGCGCCTTCGGGGCCTGCGCCGCCTCCCAG GGCTGCATGAAcaatgtgaccttgggcaacgcCCACATGGGCTACTACGAGACGGTGGCGGGCGGCGCGGGCGCGGGCCCGGGTTGGCACGGGCGCAGCGGAGTGCACAGCCACATGACCAACACGCGCATCACCGACCCCGAGATCCTGGAGAGCAG GTACCCAGTTATCCTGCGCCGCTTCGAGCTAAGACTGGGGTCCGGGGGTCGTGGCCGCTTCCGGGGCGGCGATGGCATTATCCGTGAGCTGCTTTTCCGCGAGGAGGCGCTGCTGTCCGTGCTGACCGAGCGCCGCGCCTTCCAGCCTTATGGCCTGATGG GGGGTGAGCCCGGTGCCCGGGGCCTAAACCTACTCATCCGGAAGGACGGCCGGACAGTGAACCTGGGTGGGAAGACCTCGGTGCCCGTGTACCCCGGG GACGTGTTCTGTCTCCACACACCAGGAGGTGGGGGTTACGGGGACCCAGAGGACCCCACCCCACTGCCAGGTTCACCGTTGCAGCCCCTAGTCTTCCCTGAGCGGGGCAGCGTGTATGAATACCGCAGGGCCCAGGAGGCTGTGTGA
- the LOC110131289 gene encoding sphingomyelin phosphodiesterase 5, with protein MPSPPDWPPTPCALRPSPFPHPVLHALHRLTRALLFPAYWALDQLLGCWAPAESRSEQSWLRTAAGAGGALLLLFVALPLTLPALLLWLLLQAWRRPFCYQPPPRCWAPPAPWCPRTEPARSFGFFSANLCLLPDGLARFNNLPHTQRRAAAMGAVLLAGLRRSPYGATGYGSPVQAMPCGVLTGAMPASLDFVCLQEAFDLRAERRLVSLLAPNLGPVLYDVGTFGLQHGLHLKLLGSGLLLASRYPLLRAAFQSFPQARGEDALASKGLLSAQVQLGILDGRRVVGFLHCTHLHAPSEDGLLRCKQLTVLLDWAEQFEAESCQSDEAVAFSVLLGDLNFDNCSLGKTACPPPTPRECIHTHPEYCLSTDHQQEQEHQFFSCFRDPCRLGTRREQPWALGTLLRPSELRRSVACSPEMLRRALEQKKGRRRYLAGPPQGGPPAESWRGRRLDYITYRSVPGGLLSPEVEQVTFSTALAGLTDHLAVGLRLRVSTSF; from the exons ATGCCATCCCCACCCGACTGGCCCCCAACTCCCTGCGCCCTACGACCCTCGCCCTTCCCGCACCCTGTGCTGCACGCTCTCCACCGCCTGACCCGCGCGCTGCTTTTCCCGGCCTACTGGGCCCTGGACCAGCTGCTGGGCTGCTGGGCGCCGGCCGAGAGCCGGAGCGAGCAGAGCTGGTTGAGAACCGCCGCAGGCGCCGGGGgcgcgctgctgctgctgttcgTGGCCCTGCCCCTGACTCTCCCGGCGCTGCTGCTCTGGCTGCTTCTGCAGGCCTGGCGCCGCCCCTTCTGCTACCAGCCCCCTCCGCGGTGCTGGGCGCCCCCTGCGCCCTGGTGCCCTCGCACTGAGCCCGCGCGCAGCTTCGGCTTCTTCAGCGCAAACCTGTGCCTGCTCCCCGATGGGCTGGCGCGCTTCAACAACTTGCCGCACACGCAGAGGCGGGCCGCGGCCATGGGCGCCGTGCTGCTCGCTGGCCTGCGGCGTTCGCCCTATGGGGCTACGGGCTACGGTTCGCCAGTGCAGGCGATGCCGTGCGGGGTGCTGACAGGCGCCATGCCAGCGAGTCTGGACTTCGTGTGCCTGCAGGAGGCGTTCGATCTTCGCGCAGAGCGACGCCTGGTGAGCCTCCTGGCACCTAATCTGGGCCCGGTGTTGTATGACGTGGGCACATTTGGCCTGCAGCACGGCCTACACCTCAAGTTGCTGGGCAGTGGGCTGCTGCTGGCCTCGCGCTATCCGCTGCTGCGTGCCGCCTTCCAGTCCTTCCCCCAAGCACGCGGCGAGGATGCTCTGGCCTCCAAGGGACTACTTTCCGCGCAG gtGCAGCTGGGCATCCTGGATGGGCGCCGCGTCGTGGGCTTCCTGCACTGTACACACTTGCACGCACCCAGCG AGGACGGGCTCCTGCGCTGCAAACAGCTGACAGTGCTCCTGGACTGGGCCGAGCAGTTCGAGGCGGAGAGCTGCCAGAGTGACGAGGCCGTGGCCTTCAGCGTGCTCCTGGGTGACCTCAACTTCGACAACTGCTCGCTAGGTAAAACGGCctgcccccccccaaccccgcgcgagtgcatacacacacaccccgagTATTGCCTTTCCACAGACCACCAGCAGGAGCAGGAACACCAGTTTTTCAGCTGCTTCCGGGACCCCTGCCGGCTGGGCACGCGCCGGGagcagccctgggccctgg GGACGTTGCTGAGACCCTCCGAGCTCCGCCGCTCCGTGGCCTGCTCGCCAGAGATGCTGCGTAG GGCCCTGGAGCAGAAGAAAGGGCGCCGCCGCTATCTGGCAGGCCCTCCCCAGGGAGGCCCCCCAGCTGAGTCCTGGCGGGGCCGTCGCCTGGACTACATTACCTACCGCAGCGTGCCTGGAGGCCTTCTGAGCCCG GAAGTGGAGCAGGTGACATTCAGCACTGCCCTGGCCGGGCTCACAGACCATCTGGCCGTGGGACTTCGGCTCCGAGTGTCCACGTCCTTCTAA